Proteins from one Lonchura striata isolate bLonStr1 chromosome 6, bLonStr1.mat, whole genome shotgun sequence genomic window:
- the LOC144246410 gene encoding olfactory receptor 14C36-like produces MSNSSSISHFLLLALADTRQLQLLHFCLFLGISLAALLGNGLIIIAVACGHHLHTPMFFFLLNLALSDLGSICTTVPKAMHNSLWDTRNISYSGCVAQVFFSVFCVATEYFLLTIMCYDRYVSICKPLHYGTLLGSRACAHMAAAAWASAFLTALLLTANTFSLPLCHGNAMGQFFCEIPQILKLSCSKSYLRELGLIAVTAGFLSGCFVFIVFSYVQIFRAVLRIPSEQGRHKAFSTCLPHLAVVSLFVSTAVFAYLKPPTMSSPSLDVALSLLYSVFPPALNPVIYSLRNQELKAVVWTLMTGCFQEHETYGARHFQYIPIAPSMLDPSHPRVPIYPSYLQQAPKPPPSTTNGPKSHNSLSQSNQESLKPLPALHGAEWERDQSST; encoded by the exons atgtccaacagcagctccatcagccacttcctcctgctggcactggcagacacgcggcagctgcagctcctgcacttctgcctcttcctgggcatctccctggctgccctcctgggcaacggcctcatcatcatcgccgtagcctgcggccaccacctgcacacacccatgttcttcttcctgctcaacctggccctcagcgacctgggctccatctgcaccactgtccccaaagccatgcacaattccctctgggacaccaggaacatctcctactcaGGATGTGTTGCACAGgtcttcttttctgttttctgtgttgCAACTGaatatttcctcctgaccatcatgtgctacgaccgctacgtgtccatctgcaaacccctgcactacgggaccctcctgggcagcagagcttgtgcccacatggcagcagctgcctgggccagtgccttcctcactgctctgctgctcactgccaatacattttccctgcccctgtgccatggcaatgccatgggccagttcttctgtgaaatcccacagatcctcaagctctcctgctccaaatcttatctcagggaacttgggctcattGCTGTTACTGCTGGTTTCCTATCTGGATGTTTTgtattcattgttttctcctatgtgcagatcttcagggctgtgctgaggatcccctctgagcagggacggcacaaagccttttccacctgcctccctcacctggctgtggtctccctgtttgtcagcactgcagtgttTGCCTACCTGAAGCCACCCACGATgtcttccccatccctggatgtggcCCTGTCACTTCTATACTCAGTGtttcctccagccctgaaccccgtCATCTACAGcttgaggaaccaggagctcaaggctgtaGTGTGgacactgatgactggatgctttcaggaacatGAAACT TATGGTGCCAGACACTTCCAGTATATTCCAATTGCCCCCAGCATGCTCGATCCCAGTCACCCCAGAGTCCCCA tatatcccagttaCCTCCAGCAGGcccccaagccccctcccagcacCACAAATGGCCCCAAGAGCCACAACAGCCTTTCTCAGTCCAACCAGGAGTCCCTAaaacccctcccagccctccatGGAGCTGAGTGGGAGAG AGATCAGAGCTCCAcctaa